The proteins below are encoded in one region of Shewanella putrefaciens:
- a CDS encoding DUF1456 family protein: MINNDILRRLRFVFDFSNAKMIKIFAKAGKEVPVEEMINLLRKEEEEGYKACNDTTLCQFLDGLIIEKRGLREGAEIPKPVSRLNNNLIFKKLRVALEMREEDIVATLALAEVQMSKSELSALFRNPDHKNFKECGDQILRNFIRGLSLKYRGA; the protein is encoded by the coding sequence ATGATTAACAATGATATTTTGCGCCGTTTGCGCTTCGTGTTTGATTTCAGCAATGCCAAAATGATTAAAATTTTTGCCAAAGCCGGAAAAGAAGTGCCCGTCGAAGAGATGATTAATCTTCTGCGTAAAGAAGAGGAAGAAGGTTATAAGGCTTGCAACGACACGACACTATGTCAGTTTTTAGATGGTCTTATCATAGAGAAACGTGGTTTACGTGAAGGGGCTGAAATACCAAAGCCAGTGTCACGCTTAAATAACAACTTAATCTTCAAAAAGCTCAGAGTCGCCCTCGAAATGCGTGAAGAAGATATAGTGGCAACCCTAGCCCTTGCCGAAGTGCAAATGTCAAAATCAGAACTGAGCGCCCTCTTTAGAAACCCTGATCATAAAAACTTCAAAGAGTGTGGCGATCAAATTCTGCGTAACTTTATCCGTGGTTTATCCCTCAAGTATCGCGGCGCATAA